The Verrucomicrobium spinosum DSM 4136 = JCM 18804 DNA segment CCGCAGATCATCGGGGGGCGAGGGAGCGGGCAGAAACTCTGGAACTAGCGAGACCCGCTCCGTAGGCGATCCTGATGCCGGGGGACGCGGCGTTAGACTCACACCTGGGGACTAGTGTGCTTGCCCGCGGCTCGGAGGGCTGTAGGCCGGACCTCATCAAGCCTGCCCACGACGAACATCCCTGAATGACCCCGGGCCTACAGCCCTCAACATCTAAACCCAATGCCAACCTTGGGCGTTGCCCAAGGCTGCCATCACGCCGGGCTTTCAGCCCTCAGCTCGCTCGCCAGAGGGAGATCATCGGTGACGCCTCACCAGCTTTTTCCCTGATGGCATTGGTCCCGCATGCGGGACGGAACTCCAACCACGTCGCGAAAGTTGTGAGAGGGTTAGATGAGGCTATCGCGCTGGTGGCGTTGGAGGTGCCAGGGGTAGATGGATGCGGGTGGGTGTGGAGACGTTGCAGAAGCTTCTGTGGGGTTGGATGCAGGGAGCGGGACCATCCACCCAGCGCGCTGGGCAAGATGCGAACAGCGAGATGGAGTGAACAAGTCCTCTAAACGAGATCGCAGCAGGGTTGGAGTTCCGCCTTTAGGCGGGGTATTGTGAGCCCGGGACAAAGATGACGTGATAGGATTCTCGACTGACCCGCCTAAGGACCAATGCCATCAGGGGAAAAGATTGGTCCGAGCGATCAACTCTGTTGCATGATGAAACTGAGGACCAACGGTCCGGCGTCATACCAGCCTGGGGCAGCGCCCCAGGTGCTGGGTTCAAAGAGAATCGGAGGGCTGTAGGCCCGGCCTCATCAAGCCTGCCCACGACGAGCATCCCTGAATGCCCCCGGGCCTACAGCCCTCAAGGGTAGTTTGGCCATCTATCCCTGGGGCGTTGCCCCAGGCTGGTATGAACCCGGACCTTCGGCCCTTCTGAATGGGGCTCACCAGTTACAGTCGTGCCGGTTGCACCATCGCGGCTCCGAGGCGCGCCAAGGCAAAACAGCAAGACGATGCGTTTTCCCTGATGGCATTGGCCTTTAGGCGGGGTATTGTGAGCCGGGGACAAAGATGACGCGATAGGATTTCTCGACTGACCCGCCTAAAGACCAATGCCATCAGGGGAAAAGATTGGTCCGAGCGATCAACTCCGTGGCATGATGTAACTGAGGACCAACGGTCCGGTGTCATACCAGCCTGGGGCAGCGCCCCAGGATATGGGCTCAAGGAGAATCGGAGGGCTGTAGGCCCTGCCCGGGCAATTTACTTTTTTTCTCCTTGCGCTTGCCATCGGGCTGAACCCTGGTCAACGATAGAGCATGGCTGAACTCCTCACCACGGCAACTGTCGCCTTGACCAACTTCGTCTGGACGCAGTTGGAGAAGTATGTGCCTCTGCTGTACAAGAAAATCGGGGAGGAGGTCAAGCTAAGGAGCGCCATCCACACGTACCTGAGCCGCTACCAGGACGCCTATGGGAGCATCAAACCCATCGGCATGACCTCCCCCATTCCGTTGGAGAAAATCTATACGGAGGTCCAGTTCACCACGGAGGATCTGCGCCGCCACTTCTGCGAAGGGGCGCTGGAAAGGTCCGCGCTGCGCGACTTGCGTCATCTGATCGATAAAAGCAAAATCGAGACGCTGCATGGGATCGACGCCGCCAATCGCTTTCAGCGCCTCCTGGTGGTGGGGCATCCGGGCGGGGGGAAAAGCACCTACCTGCGCCGGGTAGGCTGGGAGTGCCTGCGCAGCCACGGCATCCTGAAAGAGAGGCATTCAGGCAAGGCTCGCTATGAGCATGCCTTGCTGCCTGTGCTGCTGGAGATGAAACGCTTCCGTAGTGGAGAAAGCACCACGCTGATCGAACTGCTGACAAACGAGCTGGTGAATTGCGGCTTCCCAGAGAGCGAGGCCATGGTGGAGGGCCTCTTGGAAGCAGGCAAACTCCTCATCCTGCTGGATGCTCTGGATGAGGTGGCCCAGGATCGGGTGGAGTCCACCGTAGAGCAGGCGCTGGAGCTGGTGAGGCGCTACCCCGAGTGCCGCTTCATCATCTCCTGCCGGGTCGCGTTCCAGCACGACTACTTCAGCAACTTCCAGGATGTGACCCTGCTGGACTTCACGGATGGTCAAATCGACCACTTCATCACCAACTGGTTCTCCAGCGCGGAGCAAAGGGCGGAAAAAATTGCGGAGAGATTCATCCGGCAACTGCATGATCAGGAACACGCCGCCACGCTGGAGCTGGCACGCAGCCCCGTCCTCCTGGGCTACCTGTGCATGGTCTATGACCGCACGCTCACCCCCTTCACCAATCGGGCAGAGATCTACCGCCGTGCTCTGGATATCTACCTGGAGGAATGGAATGCCCGCGAGCTCAAAAAAGCCCACGCCGGTCGTGTGCATGCCATGCTGCCCCATGAGACGGAGCTCCGCATGCTGGCCCACATCGCCTACCACGCCCTCAAGCAGGAGAAATTCTTCCTCACCAAGGATGAATGGATGAATGCCATCCAGGGCTACGTTTCTGGCCTCGTCGAGAAGCCCAAGGGGGTCTCTCCCGCCGACCTCCTAAATGGCATCGCGGTGAGCCAGGGATTGGTGGTGCAGCGCACCCACCTTGACTGGTCCTTCTCCCACCTCACCCTGCAGGAGTACCTGGCCGCCTTTCATATCGATCAGGCCGACCTCATCGAGGAGACGGTAGAGTGCCATCTGGGCGAGGATCGGTGGCTGGAGGTGTTCCTCATCCTGGCCGGCATGCGACCGGCACGCCTGCTGCGGGCGATGGTCCGCATCGCCAATTTACGTGTCCACTCTGCCAATCCAGGCTGGGCGTCATGGTGCAGACACCTGCAGTCTTAGAAAACGGCAGAGGTAGGGAGCAGCAACGCGCTCCTGACGGTGCAAACGGTAGGCCTAAGTATTTACCTTGCCCTCGCCCGCGGCCTTGACATCGCCCGCGACCGCGACCGCGACCTCGCCCGCGACCTCGCCCGCGCCCGCGACCGCGACCGCGCCCGCGACCGCGCCCTCGACCTCGACCTCGACCTCGCCCGCGCCCTCGCCCTCGACCTCGACCTCGACCTCGACCTCGACCTCGATCTCGTCCTCACCCTCGACCTCGCCCTCGCCCTCGCCCTCGACCTCGACCTCGACCTCGTCCGAGACCTCGACCTCGTCCGGCTTATCGACAGCGTCAATCGCTCAACCCGCCAGGTCACATTGAAGGCCCAAAATGACGTGGTCACGCTCACTCGCCTCCTCGAATCCAATCCGAACGGTCGTCAGGATCGTCTCCGCCAGCATCTGGAAGACCTGCAGCTTTCCCCGCTGCAAAGCAATGCGGTAAGACAGTACCTGGGCAATGTTCGCTTCATCCTGGCCTGCAAGAAAGCCGCCGTCCGCATCATCCGCCAGGAGGACTGGCAGAAGGTGCAGGATCAGTTCTATTTGCCGCCCCCCTGACCGCGCCCTCACCCGATGCCGGTGCCCTGACTCAGCCCTCGTTCACCTCTGCCTTGGCAGTTTCTCTGCCCCATCTAAGCACTACTGCCTCACCACCCCCATCTCCCGCTCCTCAAAGCAGAAGCTCGCCCCTTCCAGCCTGATGGGCAGCAAGTGCCCGCGCGGGCCATTGCGGTTCTTCGCCACCCGTAGCCCGCCTTCCTTCTTCACTGCCTTCCGCGTCACAGGATCCCTCGTCTCCCCCGCTTGCTCGATGAAGAGCACGTTGGAGGCATCCTGACCCGGGGCCCGGCTGTCCAATGTCTTGCCATCGTCATTGAGCTGCGAGAGCACGACGACCGCGATGCCGTTGGCCGCCGAGACATCCCGCTTGAGAGTCCGGGAGATGTAGGCCACCTGATCGGACCGCTTGGCTCCGAAGTCCTTGGCCGTCGGCACCAGTTGCAAGTAGTCCACCACCACCAGCTTCAGGTTCGCGTTGCGGCGCTTCATCGCCCGCGTCTCCGCCACGATCTGCTCTACAGTCCAGGTGGGCTCGCAACGGAGGTGCAGGCCGAAGTTCATCATCTCCCCCACCGCCTTGGACACCCGCCTTGCCTCCCCCTGCTGGAGCGGATGGTGTTGAGGAAAGAACACCTTCTTGCTCTCCAACTGGCTGCGGGAAGATACCAGCCGGTCAATGGTCTCTGTGTCATCCATCTCGTACATGAACCAGAGCACGTCCCCCCCGTGCACCAGCGTGTCTTCCACCAGGCCCTGCGCCAGTGAGCTCTTGCCGTCAGAGGGATAGCCGGCAATCAACCACATCCTCGGGGTGATCCCTCCGAAGGTCGCGTTCCAACTGCGCCACCGGGTGGGGATGCCGGTCTCCACCTGGCCGAGGGCCCGCGCCTCCCAGACGTTCGTGTATTCCATGAGCTTCTCCTTGAAGGTGCCCTGGCAGGTCTGCTCCTGGGCCGCGATTTCATAGAACCTCTCCCCCGCTGCATCCACCAGCACATCCGCGTCACCGTGGCCCACCTCCTGCACTGACTGCAGCACCTCGGTACAGGCCTCGATGACCTTCCGAAGCTTCAGCTTCTGCTTCAGGATGTCGCGATAGTAGTCGTAGTGCGCAGGCGTCGGGACAAACGCGTACAGCTCTGCCAGCGTCGCCGGCCCGCCGATCTTGTCCATGAGCCCCATGTCCATGAAGAACACGGACATGGCCGGCAATTCAGTCGGCCGCTCCTCAGCCACCATGGTCTTGATCGTCTGGAAGATCAGCCGGTTGGCCGGGTGGTAGAAGTGCTCATCCTTGAGCTCGAGCTGGGCTTCCAACGCGACATCATGCCGGCAGATCATGCAGGAGAGCACACCTCGCTCAGCGTCGTCGGAGAATGGAATCTGGATGTCTTGCAGGGTCATAGCTTGAAGCTCGCGCGTTGGGGTTCAGCCGCATGATTCCCGCGTCCCACAGGCAGCGGCCGGGCCTGCAGTTCTGTCCTGATCGCGTTCCAGTGATCGCAGAGTCCAGCGATGGTTGCGGCTCGCTTGGATGCGGAGGCGTAGGTGTCCTCATGGGTTCTGGCCCACGCGGACTCAGCCACTTCGAGAAACGTCTCCACGCCCTCTCTGCTGCGTTGGAGGAAGTTGCGCAGTCTCACGGCGTCTTTCCCCTGGAAGTCATACCGGAAGCCATGGAACTCCTCAAACCGCGGCCCCCAAGCCTGGGTGATGGCGTGATGGCGGGGGTCAGAAGTGCCGTCTGGCTTGAGCGGCTTCCCCGGAGGGGGCGAAATTCCCCCTGCTCCTCCATCCCCCCCGGCAGGGGGGTTAGGGGGGATCAGTTGGTTCTTGGTTACTGGTTCTTGGTTAGGGTTTAGGTTGGGATCCCTTTCGGTTGCTCGTTGGGTTATCGAACCGGAACCCACCGGGTTTTCATCCGGTTTCCTTTTGGGCGGCCTTCCCCCTTTCGCCCCGTTCACCCTGTTGGCCTCTGACTTGCGTTCGTACTTTTCCAGTTCGTCATCGATCCTCTTGTGACGCAGTTCCCCATTCTCCTCGCGGAAGAACAGCCGCGCCACCGTCTTCACAGCCTCACGCTCAGCTTTGGTGATGGCTCGACAGATCCGACAGAGCATGTCCGCAGATGCTGGCAGCGGCCGCTCAGAGACGTAGTAGGCGTCCATCAGAAGCCTGTAAGCCCCGTGCTCCGTGACGGACAACTGCGCGGTGTCCCGGTTATAGTCGCCAACGTGGTGCTGGTAGTAGTGCATTCAGATGAGGTGGGGATTTGCCCTTGTCGTGTTGGGCGCGGTGTCAAATGGGTGGGAGGCGAGCTCCTCGATCTCCACCAGGCACCCCGCAGAGCAGGAGTCCGCGTAGCGCTTCTTTTGCCCGCCATCGACCACCTGGGCATCATCGCGCCAGACGATTCCCGTCAGGGCGTCTTCGGTGGACCGCGCCAGCTTGAGGGCATCCGGCCTGGTGATGGGGAAAGCCGGCGCAGACGGGAGTAGCCCACGCTTCCCGTGGTGCCCCTTGGGCCGCGGCATGAAGAACGTGAACGTCACCCTCAACGCCCCGGTAAGCACCTCGCCTTTGAAGTGCTCGTGTGCTGCCCAGCCCACTGCAGTCCGCCAGTCTTTGTTCTTCTGGCCCGCGGCATCAACAAGGATCGCCCGCTTCGTTTTCTTGCCGATCCCGACGAAGCGTTTCGATCCGCCCGGCGCAGGCACACCCGGAATGAAGAATGAGAGTCGTTGGTTCATGGTCAGAGGGCTTTGGCTTCGATGAGTTGCACCCAGTGCGCCTGCACTGCGCCGTTAAGGGTTTCGCAGAGGGCTTTCGCCTCGCGGTAGCGTTGTAAGTACTCGCTGGGGTCGTCGGTCGGCACACCGTTCATCGCGGCCACAGGCCCCAGAGCGAGATCCGCATGCCACTCGCCCGGACCAGCAAGGTACTCGTGAGCAGCATCGAGGGTCGCACCGCTCAGATGCGGGAGATCCCGCAGAGCCTCAAGGGTTCGGGTTTCAGGAAAGTTCATTCGGATGAGGTGTCTTGTGGTTGTTTCTCCCAGTTCCCGGCCAGAATGTCCTGTATGAGGTGGCCGAAGGTCTTGTAGTGCCTGCCGCGCAGGGAGAGCACCGCATAGGCCCAGCCCGAAACCACCGCGGCGGTTTGTCCGCCCGGGAACTCCTTGTACTTCACCACCGGGCGCAACTTCTTGGGCTTGCGCTTCCACTCCCCAGAGGTGAAGGCATCAAAGAACCGCTTGGCACTCGGCTTCTCCTGATACGTGTAGCCATTGCTGACGACAAACGCCCGGAACGCTGACCCCAGTGCTTTGGGATAGCTCATGCAAACATCGTTGCTCATAGCGGCATCTGGCCGTCACTCTCCGGCCTGTCGCACCTGTCCCGTAGGTGCCACTTACTCAGCCGCTCGAACGGGCCCGGCATTCGCCTCCATCATCCGCTGGCGCACGTGCCAGAAGTCATGATCCTCAGCGCAGGTGGCATCATCACAGCGCTCCCGCTTTTCCGCGATCGCCGCCGCGTACTTCTGCAGGAGCTGGCGGATGCCCTCGCACTCCTCCGCATCGAAGGCCGGGTGCCGCCGATCCTTCCGGCTACGCACCACCGTCCCGATGAAATAATCCATCGCCTCCACCTCGTCGCCAGTCAGGATCGCAGCGTCCGTCTCCTCCGTATGACGCTCGTCCGCCCAAAGGAGCTTTTGGAATGGTGCAGAGATCTGCTGCTCCGCAAGCTGCAAGGCCGCATCCAGATGCGCCCACTTCGCCATTTCGTTGTGACGCGTCGCCGCACGCAGGCAGAGCTCCGCCTCAAGCAGGCGCTGGGTCTCGAGCTCCAGGCGCGCATTCGGCACGAGGCAGGCGGGCAGCTCCGGGATGAAGGGAGGATTCGCCAGGGTGATCTGCGCAGCCTTGATAGACGGCTGCGGTTCCGGGGTGTCGAGGATCTGGATACACATAGTCAGAAAAGGCAAAGGATGGCGATGATGATGAGGGAGACGAGGTAAGCGGCGGCGGCGACCGGGACACAGCCCGCAGGCTCGTCGCCGCGGTGGGGTGCGCGATCCGCGTCGCGGAGGGGGATGCGTCGATTGAGGTTCGCGGACATAGCCCGGTCTTTGAGGGTGAATTTTCAGAGCTCTACCCGGCGCAGTACCGGGCCCTGCAGCGGTTGTTGTGCTCCTGCGCGGCAGAGGGCTCTTTGCGAAGCGTTCCGAGGGATGCCTTGGCGCGGGGAACATTGCTTTTCCGTGCGTGATCCCGGGCCAGATGGGTCAGCCGGATGAGCATGGACTTGTCGATGATCACGTCTGGAATGCGGATAAAATTGGTTCCTCGAACTTTCAAATTTCGACTATTCCCCTGTTCCACGGAGCGGGGCATCCCACGGCCGCCCAGGCTCCCTGCGCTGCCCGCACACTTCACACGACCAGGGTGCGAGAGGTGGACGGGCTGACTGGGGCTGAAAGTCATTGGCCGGAAGGTGGAGGATGGCATGGACTGCCTCCCAGGCGGAGGCCACAAGGTAGGCGACAGGATCTTGCTCAGACTGCATGATTGGCATGGGTTGCGGTGGCAGGCGGAATCGCCCATATCTCCACGAGGCGCACCGTCGTACGGGCAGTTCCCACATTGACGAAACGGGGCTGCCGTTCCGGCGCTTTGTGTTTGAGGTCGCTGAGCATAGCCACAGCCTCCTGGCCGCGGTCCCAGCGTCGCACGTCAAAGGCACGCGTGACGGATACCATCCCCAACCGCTCGGCCTCCGTCCGGTCCAGAGTTTCCCGTAGAGGGGCAGCCAGCAGAGCCTGGTGTTGCCGACGTTGTGCACGCATCGTCATAGACATGGGAGGAGAGAGAGTGTGAGAGGTTGAGAGTCAGCAGGCCCGGCCACGGACCTCACGTCTTTTTTGCTTGAGCGCCTTGATGTCCGGGAGTGACCAGCGGGTGCTGCGCTCATCTGCTCTGCCATGGCAGCGGCCCAGGCGCGGCAGAACCCGGGGCAACCGTCGATGCGGATGGCGGAACTCATCGGGATTTGCCCCCCCTTCGTTTGAGCACTTTGATCCCTGCTTGGAGTGCTTTCACAATGGCGTGGTCAAGCGAAGGGTAGCCTTTGGCGATTTCGCTGAGGTTTCCCAGGTCATCGGCCGACAACGCGTTTGCCATGCGCACGCGGAGGATCACTTCCGCGACGGGTGGCTCAAGCGTGGTGGAATGCATATTGGATCCGATCATAGTCGTATAAAATACGATCTCAAGAAAAAGTTGTATATTATACGAGTCTCTAGTATGAAAGTCGTATGGACGCGAAGCAGTTAAAAGACTGGCGGAAAGCCAAAGGCTGGAGTCAAGCCGACACCGCAAAACACTTCCAGGTCTCCATCCACGCCGTGCAGTCTTGGGAACAGGGCAAAAATCCCATTCCCCCGCAAATCGAGCGCCTGATTCTCGCGGAAGTGGACTTGAAAGTACCCCTTAGCATGATTTCTGAGATCCATCAGATTGCGACCGACAACGGCGTTTCTTTCGATGAGGCCGTGAAACTAATCTTGGGCTCCGGCCTCAAGTCTCTCCGAAGTACCACCCATGCGAAAAATTCTTAAACTGTTCATGCGAACAGTTTGCCATTGGAGCGATTGGGTGCAATGTTTTGTCGGTAACACCGGGTATTACCGGGTGTTACCCAGTAGCACCGACATTCAACACACCTAAAATATGGCTTCCAAGACTCGCTCCACGAAACTCCCTCCTGACCTCGCCGACGCCGCTGAACTCCGCGCCCGGGCTCTTGGCTATGCCTCGTGGAACGCCTACATCAAGGGCCTCATTCGTTACGACCTGCTGGTTCAAGGA contains these protein-coding regions:
- a CDS encoding NACHT domain-containing protein — protein: MAELLTTATVALTNFVWTQLEKYVPLLYKKIGEEVKLRSAIHTYLSRYQDAYGSIKPIGMTSPIPLEKIYTEVQFTTEDLRRHFCEGALERSALRDLRHLIDKSKIETLHGIDAANRFQRLLVVGHPGGGKSTYLRRVGWECLRSHGILKERHSGKARYEHALLPVLLEMKRFRSGESTTLIELLTNELVNCGFPESEAMVEGLLEAGKLLILLDALDEVAQDRVESTVEQALELVRRYPECRFIISCRVAFQHDYFSNFQDVTLLDFTDGQIDHFITNWFSSAEQRAEKIAERFIRQLHDQEHAATLELARSPVLLGYLCMVYDRTLTPFTNRAEIYRRALDIYLEEWNARELKKAHAGRVHAMLPHETELRMLAHIAYHALKQEKFFLTKDEWMNAIQGYVSGLVEKPKGVSPADLLNGIAVSQGLVVQRTHLDWSFSHLTLQEYLAAFHIDQADLIEETVECHLGEDRWLEVFLILAGMRPARLLRAMVRIANLRVHSANPGWASWCRHLQS
- a CDS encoding YdaU family protein; the encoded protein is MHYYQHHVGDYNRDTAQLSVTEHGAYRLLMDAYYVSERPLPASADMLCRICRAITKAEREAVKTVARLFFREENGELRHKRIDDELEKYERKSEANRVNGAKGGRPPKRKPDENPVGSGSITQRATERDPNLNPNQEPVTKNQLIPPNPPAGGDGGAGGISPPPGKPLKPDGTSDPRHHAITQAWGPRFEEFHGFRYDFQGKDAVRLRNFLQRSREGVETFLEVAESAWARTHEDTYASASKRAATIAGLCDHWNAIRTELQARPLPVGRGNHAAEPQRASFKL
- a CDS encoding RusA family crossover junction endodeoxyribonuclease codes for the protein MNQRLSFFIPGVPAPGGSKRFVGIGKKTKRAILVDAAGQKNKDWRTAVGWAAHEHFKGEVLTGALRVTFTFFMPRPKGHHGKRGLLPSAPAFPITRPDALKLARSTEDALTGIVWRDDAQVVDGGQKKRYADSCSAGCLVEIEELASHPFDTAPNTTRANPHLI
- a CDS encoding helix-turn-helix domain-containing protein, with the protein product MDAKQLKDWRKAKGWSQADTAKHFQVSIHAVQSWEQGKNPIPPQIERLILAEVDLKVPLSMISEIHQIATDNGVSFDEAVKLILGSGLKSLRSTTHAKNS
- a CDS encoding replicative DNA helicase — its product is MTLQDIQIPFSDDAERGVLSCMICRHDVALEAQLELKDEHFYHPANRLIFQTIKTMVAEERPTELPAMSVFFMDMGLMDKIGGPATLAELYAFVPTPAHYDYYRDILKQKLKLRKVIEACTEVLQSVQEVGHGDADVLVDAAGERFYEIAAQEQTCQGTFKEKLMEYTNVWEARALGQVETGIPTRWRSWNATFGGITPRMWLIAGYPSDGKSSLAQGLVEDTLVHGGDVLWFMYEMDDTETIDRLVSSRSQLESKKVFFPQHHPLQQGEARRVSKAVGEMMNFGLHLRCEPTWTVEQIVAETRAMKRRNANLKLVVVDYLQLVPTAKDFGAKRSDQVAYISRTLKRDVSAANGIAVVVLSQLNDDGKTLDSRAPGQDASNVLFIEQAGETRDPVTRKAVKKEGGLRVAKNRNGPRGHLLPIRLEGASFCFEEREMGVVRQ